The genomic region TGTTCCAGATTGAGTCCAAACTCCGCAACGCCCCGTTTGCTGCGCTTCCCACGCCGGGCCTTGCGATACGCGGACAGCAGATTCTCAAAGCTTGTCACAGCGTTCCAGATCCCGTCGAGCCGCTTCATGAATGTGGCTCACTCGGCGGTTGACTGCGGAGCCAGCCGCCGATTTGTCGACCGACGTCATCAATAAGCCTGGCCCCATGCTCGTACTGGCGCGTGGCCATAACTTTCAGCTCATGTGCCAGCCGCCAGAGGTGGCGCACGACTTCGAGTTTCAGATTGGCACGCCGCAACGAGGCGTCCTTGTTCCGGGTATAGGCCGCTTCCACTAACAATTCCAGAACCTCAAGCAATCCGTCTTCGATCCTCTCTCCTAACGTGAAGCGACGTGAGCGCGGAAACTTATCGAGCTGGGGAATGAGCCAGAACAGCAGCTCGTGGCACGATTGCACCGCCTGTGGAATGGCAGGAGCTGTCACGCACCACCTCCTCGGTAAGACGGTTGCTCAGAAGAACTCGCCCCGGACCAGGATAAAAAGACGAGATTCTCGAAGATGCAAAGGGTAAAAGAACAAAGCGCAAAGGGTTAGGGAATGTCCTGAACGAGACGGAAGCCCAGGAGGTTGCCCCGGGTGTCGGAGGTGCCCCAGAACCGGGAGGAGGCACGCAGGAGCCCGGTGTGTTGCCCCAGGAGCCACCACGGATCACGCGCTGGCCGCACTGGCCACCACTTTCATCGAACCAAGCCAAGCCATTAGTGGGAGCCTCCTTATAACCGTCGTGCCAGCAATCCTCAACCCATTCCCAGACATTGCCACTCAAATCATGGAGCTTGAAATCGTTTGCTTTTTTGGCGCCTATTTCTGACGTACGGTTTTCTGAATTTCTACTAAATACCGCGTACTCATCGATCTCAGATTCCTTGAAGGTCCCTGCCCAGATCTCCTGCTTGGTGCCGCTGCGCGCGGCATATTCCCATTCCGATTCGGTCGGCAACCGATAGTGTTGACCGGTTTGCTTGGAGAGCCATTCCGCATAGTCCTTCGCATCTTGCCACGAGACATAAATCACCGGCCGTCGGCCACGGCCCCAACCCTGATCATTGGGGAAGGCCCTTCCCTCGGCAATCGCGAACCGATCATACTCCTCGAACGTCACTTCATACTTGCCCATCGCAAATGACTTGATCGTGACCTCACGCACCGGACGCTCATCTGACTGCTCATTATCACCTTGCCGAAACGTGCCGGCAGGCACAGTTTCCATCACCGGTGTGATATGGATACTCATGAACTGGGATTGGGCTCTCAGAAATGCCTGTTCCACCGTTAAGCCGGTGCTCCAGAGCCAGGCAGCTGTCCCTGTCACGACCAGCATCGCCATCCCAATCGCACCAGTTTGGATCCACCTCGCACGAGCACTGGCCTCGAGATAGGCTTTCATCAATGGCGTGGCGGCAGTCATCGAACGCCGAAAGTCCTGATACTCGCGCCCCGACGCGAGCCCATCGAACCAGGGCTTGCCTAACTCTTCCCACTTCTGCGCGCGACT from Nitrospira sp. harbors:
- the avd gene encoding diversity-generating retroelement protein Avd; amino-acid sequence: MTAPAIPQAVQSCHELLFWLIPQLDKFPRSRRFTLGERIEDGLLEVLELLVEAAYTRNKDASLRRANLKLEVVRHLWRLAHELKVMATRQYEHGARLIDDVGRQIGGWLRSQPPSEPHS